In a genomic window of Primulina huaijiensis isolate GDHJ02 chromosome 10, ASM1229523v2, whole genome shotgun sequence:
- the LOC140986409 gene encoding calmodulin-binding protein 60 B-like isoform X2 has product MYPDWNPSCGHGSCQDQIERSSVSKTWQLRFLGNIPSTIFTGSRILSDDKSPVKVVLCDPTSQRVITSGSISSSKVDLVVLDGGFDPDDHDNWMGQQFDRKTVQNREGKRPLVTGELIVQLCEGVGHIGDVSFTDNSSWVRSGKFRLGAILHARSDQISVREGISNAFKVKDHRGESYQKLYPPSLDDDVWRLEKIAKDGPSHKKLMECEIHSVKDFLRLYFKDQLHLRHLLHNISNKMWKTIVEHALTCPVDNKLYLYSNAQGTSLVFNSVHKVVGATFDGQNYHSLDKLDIYHGGVVESLKQQAYDNLKDWVLVADPSIIGCPIRMLLTSARESSFNNPSLDHTNLEDEHDYLETQMNVNHPTISFSHPYKGEEQYNSSLEMCMASSSDQNQGTFNLTLGNSFEIDDSPAEFFVENDHIWASEENYAGSQLLHQDLPVDGKPSAWQGRGLFLGSNNQNICTIYSSSGIHSPKTRWCKVLAVIKWWILVRRNIAARKLESFYNLM; this is encoded by the exons ATGTACCCAGATTGGAACCCCTCCTGCGGACATGG TTCCTGTCAAGACCAAATCGAACGATCCTCCGTATCCAAGACTTGGCAGCTGCGGTTTCTGGGTAATATCCCCAGTACCATTTTCACAGGCAGTAGGATTTTATCTGATGATAAAAGCCCTGTTAAAGTGGTCTTGTGTGATCCCACTTCCCAGAGAGTAATAACTTCCGGTTCCATATCTTCAAGCAAAGTGGATCTCGTAGTTCTGGATGGTGGATTTGATCCTGATGATCACGATAATTGGATGGGACAACAGTTTGATCGCAAAACCGTGCAGAACAGAGAAGGGAAAAGGCCGTTGGTAACTGGAGAGTTGATAGTTCAATTGTGTGAGGGTGTAGGACATATCGGTGATGTTAGCTTCACAGACAATTCAAGCTGGGTAAGAAGTGGGAAATTTAGATTGGGTGCAATACTCCATGCCAGGTCTGATCAAATTAGTGTTAGGGAAGGAATTAGCAACGCCTTCAAGGTTAAAGATCATCGTGGAGAGT CATATCAGAAACTTTACCCTCCATCCTTGGATGATGACGTGTGGCGATTGGAGAAGATTGCTAAGGATGGTCCATCCCATAAAAAATTGATGGAGTGCGAGATACACTCTGTCAAAGATTTCTTGAGACTGTACTTCAAAGACCAGCTACATTTACGTCAT TTGCTGCATAACATCTCGAATAAGATGTGGAAAACAATCGTTGAACATGCTTTAACCTGTCCAGTCGATAACAAGCTATACTTGTACAGTAATGCGCAAGGGACCAGTCTAGTGTTCAACTCTGTCCACAAGGTTGTAGGAGCAACTTTTGATGGACAGAACTACCATTCTTTGGATAAACTCGACATATATCATGGG GGGGTGGTGGAAAGTCTGAAGCAGCAAGCATATGACAACTTGAAGGACTGGGTTTTGGTAGCTGACCCGTCGATTATTGGCTGCCCTATCCGGATGTTATTGACTAGTGCTAGAGAAAGTTCATTCAACAATCCAAGCTTGGATCACACTAATTTGGAAGATGAACATG ATTATCTGGAAACGCAGATGAATGTCAATCATCCAACTATTTCATTTTCACATCCTTACAAAGGCGAAGAACAATATAATAGCTCCTTGGAAATGTGCATGGCATCTAGTTCGGATCAAAACCAAGGGACGTTCAATTTAACATTGGGAAACAGTTTCGAGATTGATGATTCCCCTGCTGAATTCTTTGTGGAAAATGATCATATATGGGCTTCTGAAGAGAACTATGCCGGATCACAACTGTTACATCAAGATCTACCGGTGGATGGTAAACCTTCAGCATGGCAAGGGCGTGGACTGTTTCTCGGGTCCAACAATCAAAACATATGCACAATATATTCTAGTTCTGGAATTCATAGCCCCAAGACGAGGTGGTGCAAGGTTCTGGCAGTGATCAAGTGGTGGATACTGGTTAGGCGTAACATAGCTGCTAGAAAACTGGAAAGCTTCTACAACTTGATGTAA
- the LOC140985677 gene encoding single-stranded DNA-binding protein, mitochondrial isoform X2: MSSFLKLLKIPRNTAPSSSTVGLKESLKLFSTGGFGDTDANESGKGGFEIDDDFLADKPDLKLQTVDPKKGWNFRGVHKAIICGKVGQAPIQKILRNGRTVTVFTVGTGGMYDQRQVGATDLPKPAQWHRIAVHNPMLGAYAVQQLVKNSSVYVEGELETRVYNDSINGDIKSIPEIVVRRDGRIRLIKGGQSTSNINIDELREGLL; the protein is encoded by the exons ATGAGTTCGTTCCTCAAACTCCTCAAAATTCCTCGCAACACCGCACCCTCCTCTTCCACAG TTGGTTTGAAAGAAAGCTTAAAGCTGTTTTCCACTGGGGGATTTGGCGACACTGATGCAAATGAAAGTGGGAAAGGTGGTTTTGAAATTGATGATGATTTTCTTGCGGATAAGCCGGATTTAAAACTGCAGACTGTTGATCCCAAAAAAGGATGGAATTTTCGTGGTGTCCACAAG GCCATTATTTGTGGGAAAGTTGGGCAAGCCCCTATCCAAAAAATTCTTAGAAATGGCCGGACTGTTACTGTTTTTACCGTGGGAACTGGCGGCATGTATGACCAAAGACAAGTTGGTGCTACTGACTTGCCAAAACCAGCTCAGTGGCATCGCATTGCAGTGCATAACCCTATGCTTGGGGCTTATGCAGTTCAACAACTTGTGAAAAA CTCTTCAGTTTATGTTGAGGGTGAACTTGAAACAAGAGTTTACAACGACAGCATTAATGGTGACATAAAAAGTATACCAGAAATTGTTGTGCGTCGTGATG GGCGAATTCGCCTGATAAAGGGAGGGCAAAGCACGAGTAACATCAATATTGATGAGCTGC GGGAAGGATTACTATGA
- the LOC140986767 gene encoding GDP-fucose transporter 1 produces the protein MASIRLEASKQYYATSSLVIGYALCSSLLAVINKFAVTKFNYPGLLTALQYLTSALGVWILGKLGFLAHDPFVLETAKKFLPAAFVFYLAIFTNTNLLRHANVDTFIVFRSLTPLLVAIADTVFRKQLCPSKLTFLSLVVILGGAVGYVATDNGFTLTAYSWALAYLVTITTEMVYIKHMVTNLGLNTWGFVFYNNLLSLMMAPVFWIVTGEYVDVFMAIGRSSAGDFFEPVSFFAVSLSCVFGLLISFFGFAARKAISATAFTVTGVVNKFLTVAINVLIWDKHATPIGLVCLLLTLAGGVLYQQSVTGGAGNSSNQRESGLSKQIDKSSSADGYSDEDDEKGISDKISGV, from the coding sequence ATGGCTTCTATTAGATTGGAGGCATCTAAGCAATACTACGCTACCAGCAGTCTTGTGATAGGCTACGCTCTCTGCTCTAGCTTACTTGCTGTGATCAACAAGTTTGCCGTCACCAAGTTTAATTACCCGGGACTGCTCACTGCTTTGCAGTACCTGACATCTGCTCTTGGGGTCTGGATATTGGGGAAATTAGGGTTCTTGGCTCACGATCCATTCGTGCTGGAGACTGCTAAGAAATTCCTTCCTGCGGCATTTGTTTTTTACTTGGCTATATTCACCAACACGAATCTCCTTCGCCACGCCAATGTCGATACTTTCATAGTCTTTAGATCACTCACCCCCCTTTTGGTGGCAATTGCAGATACTGTGTTTAGGAAACAGCTGTGTCCGTCCAAGTTAACGTTTTTATCCTTGGTGGTTATATTGGGCGGTGCGGTCGGGTATGTAGCAACGGATAATGGGTTCACATTGACTGCCTATTCTTGGGCATTAGCATATCTGGTGACTATTACCACCGAGATGGTTTACATCAAGCACATGGTGACGAATCTTGGTTTGAATACGTGGGGATTTGTGTTTTACAATAATTTGTTGTCCTTGATGATGGCACCTGTGTTTTGGATTGTAACCGGAGAGTATGTTGATGTGTTTATGGCTATTGGAAGGTCGAGTGCTGGGGATTTTTTCGAGCCGGTTTCCTTTTTCGCTGTCTCGTTGTCTTGTGTGTTTGGGTTGCTTATTAGTTTCTTTGGCTTTGCAGCTAGAAAGGCTATCTCAGCTACTGCTTTCACAGTTACCGGTGTGGTGAACAAGTTTTTGACTGTTGCGATTAACGTGTTGATTTGGGATAAACACGCTACACCAATTGGTTTGGTGTGTTTGCTCTTGACTCTTGCTGGAGGGGTTCTCTATCAGCAATCAGTCACTGGAGGAGCTGGAAATTCTTCGAACCAGCGAGAGTCTGGACTATCCAAACAAATTGATAAGAGCAGCAGTGCCGATGGTTATTCAGATGAGGATGATGAAAAAGGCATTTCTGATAAAATTTCTGGTGTATGA
- the LOC140985503 gene encoding uncharacterized protein isoform X3: MVSSLSILNAIVLMVKGDVSGSLLEFDKAIELDPRQKAYLWQRGLSLYYLNRYEEGAEQFRIDVAQNPNDTEESIWCFLCEARLYGVDEARRRFLEVGIDSRSVMREAYGMFKDGGDPEKLVAAFSNARENEYFYASLYAGLYYESQNEADAAKLHLIAASRSPYGSRSDDYMASLAKVHCNCRNWRFD, translated from the exons ATGGTTTCGAGCCTCAGTATTTTGAATGCCATTGTTCTTATGGTGAAGGGTGATGTTTCGGGTTCCCTACTTGAGTTTGACAAGGCTATTGAGCTCGATCCTCGCCAGAAAGCTT ATCTTTGGCAGAGGGGGTTATCACTCTACTATCTTAACAG ATATGAAGAAGGCGCTGAGCAATTTAGAATAGATGTTGCACAAAATCCTAATGATACTGAAGAATCAATATGGTGCTTTCTCTGTGAAGCTCGATTGTATGGAGTTGATGAAGCAAGACGGAGATTCTTGGAG GTTGGTATAGATTCTCGATCTGTCATGAGGGAAGCTTACGGCATGTTCAAAGATGGTGGTGACCCAGAAAAG CTTGTTGCAGCATTTTCCAATGCTCGGGAGAATGAATATTTCTATGCTTCTCTGTATGCGGGACTGTATTACGAGTCTCAG AATGAGGCGGACGCGGCTAAGCTTCACTTAATAGCAGCATCTCGGTCTCCTTATGGTTCAAG GTCTGATGACTACATGGCGTCGCTGGCCAAGGTTCATTGTAATTGCCGGAACtggagatttgattga
- the LOC140985677 gene encoding single-stranded DNA-binding protein, mitochondrial isoform X1, with translation MSSFLKLLKIPRNTAPSSSTAVGLKESLKLFSTGGFGDTDANESGKGGFEIDDDFLADKPDLKLQTVDPKKGWNFRGVHKAIICGKVGQAPIQKILRNGRTVTVFTVGTGGMYDQRQVGATDLPKPAQWHRIAVHNPMLGAYAVQQLVKNSSVYVEGELETRVYNDSINGDIKSIPEIVVRRDGRIRLIKGGQSTSNINIDELREGLL, from the exons ATGAGTTCGTTCCTCAAACTCCTCAAAATTCCTCGCAACACCGCACCCTCCTCTTCCACAG CAGTTGGTTTGAAAGAAAGCTTAAAGCTGTTTTCCACTGGGGGATTTGGCGACACTGATGCAAATGAAAGTGGGAAAGGTGGTTTTGAAATTGATGATGATTTTCTTGCGGATAAGCCGGATTTAAAACTGCAGACTGTTGATCCCAAAAAAGGATGGAATTTTCGTGGTGTCCACAAG GCCATTATTTGTGGGAAAGTTGGGCAAGCCCCTATCCAAAAAATTCTTAGAAATGGCCGGACTGTTACTGTTTTTACCGTGGGAACTGGCGGCATGTATGACCAAAGACAAGTTGGTGCTACTGACTTGCCAAAACCAGCTCAGTGGCATCGCATTGCAGTGCATAACCCTATGCTTGGGGCTTATGCAGTTCAACAACTTGTGAAAAA CTCTTCAGTTTATGTTGAGGGTGAACTTGAAACAAGAGTTTACAACGACAGCATTAATGGTGACATAAAAAGTATACCAGAAATTGTTGTGCGTCGTGATG GGCGAATTCGCCTGATAAAGGGAGGGCAAAGCACGAGTAACATCAATATTGATGAGCTGC GGGAAGGATTACTATGA
- the LOC140986409 gene encoding calmodulin-binding protein 60 B-like isoform X1, protein MNAKRLLGEGSEGVTEAGEDKRRRLSSNISRGVTAGRLLQEYVPRLEPLLRTWVREAVESSFKKLSSCQDQIERSSVSKTWQLRFLGNIPSTIFTGSRILSDDKSPVKVVLCDPTSQRVITSGSISSSKVDLVVLDGGFDPDDHDNWMGQQFDRKTVQNREGKRPLVTGELIVQLCEGVGHIGDVSFTDNSSWVRSGKFRLGAILHARSDQISVREGISNAFKVKDHRGESYQKLYPPSLDDDVWRLEKIAKDGPSHKKLMECEIHSVKDFLRLYFKDQLHLRHLLHNISNKMWKTIVEHALTCPVDNKLYLYSNAQGTSLVFNSVHKVVGATFDGQNYHSLDKLDIYHGGVVESLKQQAYDNLKDWVLVADPSIIGCPIRMLLTSARESSFNNPSLDHTNLEDEHDYLETQMNVNHPTISFSHPYKGEEQYNSSLEMCMASSSDQNQGTFNLTLGNSFEIDDSPAEFFVENDHIWASEENYAGSQLLHQDLPVDGKPSAWQGRGLFLGSNNQNICTIYSSSGIHSPKTRWCKVLAVIKWWILVRRNIAARKLESFYNLM, encoded by the exons ATGAACGCTAAACGGCTACTCGGGGAGGGGAGTGAGGGAGTTACCGAAGCTGGCGAGGATAAACGCCGGCGCCTAAGTTCCAA TATTTCCAGGGGGGTGACTGCTGGACGGCTGCTGCAAGAATATGTACCCAGATTGGAACCCCTCCTGCGGACATGG GTGCGTGAGGCGGTGGAAAGTTCGTTTAAAAAACTGAG TTCCTGTCAAGACCAAATCGAACGATCCTCCGTATCCAAGACTTGGCAGCTGCGGTTTCTGGGTAATATCCCCAGTACCATTTTCACAGGCAGTAGGATTTTATCTGATGATAAAAGCCCTGTTAAAGTGGTCTTGTGTGATCCCACTTCCCAGAGAGTAATAACTTCCGGTTCCATATCTTCAAGCAAAGTGGATCTCGTAGTTCTGGATGGTGGATTTGATCCTGATGATCACGATAATTGGATGGGACAACAGTTTGATCGCAAAACCGTGCAGAACAGAGAAGGGAAAAGGCCGTTGGTAACTGGAGAGTTGATAGTTCAATTGTGTGAGGGTGTAGGACATATCGGTGATGTTAGCTTCACAGACAATTCAAGCTGGGTAAGAAGTGGGAAATTTAGATTGGGTGCAATACTCCATGCCAGGTCTGATCAAATTAGTGTTAGGGAAGGAATTAGCAACGCCTTCAAGGTTAAAGATCATCGTGGAGAGT CATATCAGAAACTTTACCCTCCATCCTTGGATGATGACGTGTGGCGATTGGAGAAGATTGCTAAGGATGGTCCATCCCATAAAAAATTGATGGAGTGCGAGATACACTCTGTCAAAGATTTCTTGAGACTGTACTTCAAAGACCAGCTACATTTACGTCAT TTGCTGCATAACATCTCGAATAAGATGTGGAAAACAATCGTTGAACATGCTTTAACCTGTCCAGTCGATAACAAGCTATACTTGTACAGTAATGCGCAAGGGACCAGTCTAGTGTTCAACTCTGTCCACAAGGTTGTAGGAGCAACTTTTGATGGACAGAACTACCATTCTTTGGATAAACTCGACATATATCATGGG GGGGTGGTGGAAAGTCTGAAGCAGCAAGCATATGACAACTTGAAGGACTGGGTTTTGGTAGCTGACCCGTCGATTATTGGCTGCCCTATCCGGATGTTATTGACTAGTGCTAGAGAAAGTTCATTCAACAATCCAAGCTTGGATCACACTAATTTGGAAGATGAACATG ATTATCTGGAAACGCAGATGAATGTCAATCATCCAACTATTTCATTTTCACATCCTTACAAAGGCGAAGAACAATATAATAGCTCCTTGGAAATGTGCATGGCATCTAGTTCGGATCAAAACCAAGGGACGTTCAATTTAACATTGGGAAACAGTTTCGAGATTGATGATTCCCCTGCTGAATTCTTTGTGGAAAATGATCATATATGGGCTTCTGAAGAGAACTATGCCGGATCACAACTGTTACATCAAGATCTACCGGTGGATGGTAAACCTTCAGCATGGCAAGGGCGTGGACTGTTTCTCGGGTCCAACAATCAAAACATATGCACAATATATTCTAGTTCTGGAATTCATAGCCCCAAGACGAGGTGGTGCAAGGTTCTGGCAGTGATCAAGTGGTGGATACTGGTTAGGCGTAACATAGCTGCTAGAAAACTGGAAAGCTTCTACAACTTGATGTAA
- the LOC140985500 gene encoding probable protein phosphatase 2C 34 gives MGHLSSMFNGIAKSLSIKRTQNSKNKPQKSDGEEAVEATAKNAKKQELILRTSGIVNIEGSKNVASVYSKRGQKGVNQDCSIVWEEFGCQKETTFCGIFDGHGPWGHFVAKRVRDSMPSTLICNLQETLAEDSLSYDCDSESDKKLHLFDVWKHSYLKTCASVDQELKRNRKIDAVYSGTTALTIVRQGDLLYIANVGDSRAVLATSSDNGDLLPVQLTVDFKPNLPQETERIIECKGRVYCLHDEPGVYRVWLPNTESPGLAMSRAFGDYCIKDFGLISVPEVTQRRITSNDQFVVMATDGVWDVISNQEAVRIVSTTPNWANSSKRLVECAAHAWNKKRKGIAMDDISAVVLFFQSSRLCDQFYAAPTPK, from the exons ATGGGGCACTTGTCATCTATGTTTAATGGGATTGCAAAGTCACTTTCGATCAAAAGAACGCAAAATTCAAAGAACAAACCGCAGAAAAGTGATGGGGAAGAGGCTGTTGAGGCTACGGCGAAGAATGCCAAGAAACAAGAGTTGATCTTGAGAACATCAGGCATTGTTAACATCGAGGGATCCAAGAATGTGGCTTCTGTTTACTCTAAGAGAGGACAGAAAGGCGTCAATCAAGACTGCTCCATTGTTTGGGAG GAGTTTGGATGTCAAAAAGAGACAACATTTTGTGGGATATTTGATGGGCACGGTCCTTGGGGACACTTTGTGGCGAAAAGGGTCAGAGACTCAATGCCGTCAACTCTCATCTGTAATTTGCAAGAAACACTTGCCGAAGATTCACTCAGCTATGATTGTGACTCGGAATCGGATAAAAAGCTTCATCTATTCGATGTATGGAAGCACTCTTATTTGAAGACCTGTGCTTCTGTAGATCAAGAGCTGAAACGCAACCGTAAAATAGATGCAGTATACAGTGGAACCACTGCCTTAACAATTGTTAGGCAG GGTGATCTTTTATATATAGCAAACGTAGGTGATTCACGTGCTGTGTTGGCCACAAGTTCAGACAACGGCGACTTGTTACCAGTACAACTTACTGTCGACTTCAAGCCAAATTTACCTC AGGAGACTGAGCGCATAATTGAGTGTAAAGGCCGAGTTTATTGTCTGCATGACGAGCCTGGGGTTTATAGAGTATGGTTGCCAAACACAGAATCTCCTGGACTCGCGATGTCTAGAGCCTTTGGTGACTATTGCATAAAAGATTTCGGACTCATTTCTGTGCCTGAAGTGACCCAAAGACGCATAACGAGCAATGACCAGTTTGTTGTGATGGCAACCGATGGG GTCTGGGATGTTATATCGAATCAAGAGGCAGTTAGAATTGTGTCGACAACTCCCAACTGGGCGAATTCGTCTAAGCGTCTCGTGGAGTGTGCTGCTCATGCTTGGAATAAGAAGAGAAAAGGAATAGCTATGGATGATATATCAGCAGTCGTACTCTTTTTTCAATCTTCTCGTTTATGTGATCAATTTTATGCAGCGCCTACTCCAAAGTAG